AGGGGACCCTGCACACTCGTTGGCACCGGCCGTGCTGCTGCTCCTCCATCAAGGCTGATATGTGAGATGGGTGTGTACCGTGTGGCTCCAAAACTCTGCTctaataaagaaatacatttcctcccCAATCTTCAAGCTGTTGGGTGTTCCTTGCTTTTGGGAGGTGCTTTAAATCTGACTGCCAGAGCTGTGGGCTGCTAAGAGCAGAAGCTGGCTGCACGATGCTGAGCTCAGGTCTTCCTCCTGTTTTCCTGTTGCTCACAGTGCTGGAGCTGAGCTGGTCCCTGAGtgatgaagaaaagaagataatCTTGGATGGGCATAATAAATACCGCTCCCAGGTCTCTCCTCCTGCTATGGATATGCTGAAGATGGTAAGTGGCTTTTATTGCAGGGGAATGTCAGAGGGTGTCTGTGTAGTGCAAGCCTCGATCCTAATGCTAGGAGGGATCAGGGTTTTCTTTAGGGGAGGCAGAGCAATTCTTCTGTAGGGCTACAACTAGGACGAGGTTCCCTAAATTCCCTCTGAAGAGATGGGTTTGCTTTCACCTATAGAGTTGTCTTTGATTATTTGTGGAAGTTCCTAAGCGTGACCTGAGTCCCTGATGGTCTGTGTGAGAGCGATGCAGCTCTCCCCCACGCCTGCGCCCGCTGGAGCTCCCTgtgatggggaggaaaggcaggcgAGACGTTGCCGTGAGCGGGTGCCCCGGGCTGGAGGGGGAACCCTGCTGTGTGGGACATCGCCTGGTGCATTTTATTTGCCTTGGCAGGTGAATGGGCTTTTATCTATAGGAGGGAACGTCAACTTCAAACATGACAACCAGGTCATTCAGTTATTTGGGCTTTCCATCACTCTCCTACCACTCACAATCCCCACCACGACTTGTGCATGGCTGTCTCGGAGGTGAGGGATCTCCCATTTTgcttggggaaactgagtcagGTGCCTGCCATCACATGTGGCTGCAGTGGCAGCAAAAATGAGCTCTCGAGCTAGTGCTGCTTTTTGTCTTATTTGAACCCTTGATTTGATTAAAATTCGGCtatcatgttttattttgcacCACATGTGATTTTTCTCACTGTTTGCAACACGcgcggaggaggaggacgacTGTTTACCATGGATGGTTGGAGTGCTTTGCTCTTTCGGTCACAGTGTGCTTGGGAGAGACCTCCCTGCCTGGCCCAAAAGTTGCACAGGCTGAATTAAAACTTTCTGGGCTGGTAAATGGGAGCTTGCTGAGCAAATGAGGGGAAAAAGCTATGTTCAGGTATAGGGGGGTCTGACTAGTGACTTCAGACTCAAAGGGGACAGAGCGAGAACCCTAAGCACCGTGATCCCGTGGACATCCACCAGAGCAAAGCACAGAAAACTTGGAGAATAAGGGCTTTGGAGCCAAAGTCTTAGAGAACACCTAAGGGAAACAATCTCTCAGGGTCCCTAAGCCAGCAGCAATTCTGAACTAATGACTGCTGCTCCCGGCTGAAGCTTTGATTGCAGATCGGGGGCTTTGAGATGCTCCCCTCCGCAGCGCTGCTTTGTTTCTGCTTAAACATACAGGACCCGCTCGCAGTCCAgcgctttggcttttttttttttttggaagcacaACAAAAGTTTCGCTTGCAGCAGCCCTGACAATTTCTTGGTAGAGGTTTTCCATGAGAGCACTGTCCTCGCCTCCCTCCCGGGACGTTTGCTTGGGCTGTCTTTGCCTCCGAGTTCACCTGCTGCCGTGGCACCGTGCCCGGCTGAGGTCACCCCACGCTTCTGTTTGGGACACGGATCTGGTTGCTGTGGAAATAGTTAGGCAATGGGGGGGATACATAGCCTAAagccacttttcttttttaatgaggcAAATCCTGCAGGTGCAAGTCCCCTGCTTATGGAGCCCCGCTCCGTGCCAGGGGGAGAGGGGCGTGCGCTCCCCACGCTGGGTTTCCAGCCATCGCTCTCAGCCTGGCTTGGGGCCACGGGGGGAGGTCAACCAACACTCTGTGCCCCCATCCAGATCTTTTGGTGTTTCCTTCCCCCCCGGTCCCTTTGCGCTGCTGCTCAGGGGCCTGTCCGCATCCCCTCGACACCCCGATGGTGACGTGCTCTGCAACGGGGCCGTGTTCTGTCCCCCTTTGGATCCAGCCCTGGCTCTGGCCGGGAAGGTCCCCCCTTAGGGTCGGCCAGTTGCTGGGCTGCCTTCCAGCCCGCTGCAGAAGCAAAGCTGCTGTCTCCATCAAACGGTGTGAGGACGGTCCAAACAGCTGCGGCACAGGGTTCCCTGTGTGCCTCCTGGCGAGaaaacctctcctcctcctcctcctcctcctgcacgtCAACGCGGCCGGCGGGGGACCGCGGGCCGGTGGGCTCAGCTGGCGGCGGAGCCGCTGCCGCTCCGGAGGGGCAGCCGGATCCAGGCAAACGGATGATGTTTCCCAGGAGCGTGTGCTCCCAGGCTCTGTGCAGCTGCTAGGGAAGATGTGTCCcgctctcctcccaccccaccctggTCAAAGAGGGGTGTCCCCAGGCCCCCTCCTGTGTGACCCGGGGTGAGTTTCCTGCCTTCCTCCATCCGACTTCACGGTTTCTCCATGCTGAGTTGATCCATGATGATGATAGAGATGCTCCGGCCAGGCTTGTGAGAGTCGTGCTGACGCAGTGACCTTCCCTTTTTGACCTATAAGCTAAGGTTTGGTTTGTGCTGCAACTCCTGTGGAGCTCCCCTTTCCTGAGGACTATGTCAGGTAGGGATTTGAATTTTACTCGTGAATGGGGAAATCGAGAGAGCCCGGAGTCCTTGGTTCGTGTCCTTGTGCGTGTCGGAGAGCCCAGTGTCTCTCTCCGCATGCCGACGCCGAGCTCCTTTCAGAGCTGGGACGCGGAGCTGGAGGCCTTTGCTCAAGCCTATGCAGAGAAGTGCATCTGGGACCACAACAAGGAGAGGGGACGACGGGGGGAAAACCTCTTCGCTATGGCCCCAACCCTGGACCTGGAATTCGCCGTGGAAGACTGGAACGGGGAGGAGAAATACTACAACCTGACGACTTCCACGTGTGTCCCCGGGCAGATGTGTGGCCACTACACCCAGGTACCGAGCTGGTGGGGCGGAGGGATGGGGTTGTCGGGAAAGGAGCTGTACCAgagccccagctcctcccagaGTCTTTGCAAAGAGATGGGGAACAGGCAGGAATCACAATGATACAGGGGGACCGGGGCATGGTGCCAGCCATGACCAGCCTTTTTAGAGAAGACCTCTTTTAAACAAGGTCTGCAGGCCTTTTTGGCCACTTGGcagagctgggtgccagcttGTCTTAGGCAGAGATAGGAGGTCTTGGTGTTTCTTCACAGCTTGGGTGGGAGCAAGGAGGAGCAGAGATGGTGGTGGTAAACATGAGGATGGATGTATGGATGGTTCCAGGACCAAAGCAGAAATAGTGATGCTCTACCTGGGTAGGAAAACTGTGGCACTTGGATATGGGGACTGCAGCCCTAGGTTGGGAAGGTGGTCCAGACAGGGGCAAGGGCTCCTGAATGCTAAAGCAACGTGGGGATGTGGGATCTGGGGCGCACACTGAGATGAAGGGGACATTGGTGTGGTGACAGAGCAGCCTTCGAGGCGACAGGTTGCCAACGGAGCGTCCACCTTCCCGCAGTCACCTCACCTTCACCCCTGGTCTTTGTCTTAGGTGGTTTGGGCAAGCACGCATCAGATCGGCTGTGGGGCAAAGTTTTGCGAGAAGATCGACGGAATCGAAACAGAGGACATGTACCTGCTTGTTTGCAACTATTATCCCCCGTAAGTCCCACGCCTCACGTGGCTTGGTGCATCTTGATGGGGTTTTCTGTGTTGGAAAAGTCCTTCCTTCAATTCTTATAGcagagcaggatttggccttgttcagaaataaaagcaaagctattCCAAGAAAGGCCTTTGTTATCTTGGGTTGGTCGCAAAGGAAGGAAGGGTTGTCTGGTGATCCTCGCCCGTGATTGCGACTGCTGAGGTCTGGTTCAGCTCCTGGCACAGACCTGCGGAGGGAGCTCCCCCCCGGGAGCTGCCCAGGGCTGATGCTGAGGGTACAACCGGCAGCTCCCTGCTCCGTGCCTTGTTCTTCCCGGCCGGCAGCGGCGGTCGCCTGGGCTGGAGAAGCACGTATGCACCAGCAGGAAGGGTTGGACATGGGAGGAGAGGCGGGTGGCCGCTTGCGAAGCCCTGGGACTAGCCTTGGGGACCACTTGCTTGGAGCTGGTGGGACCAACAAAGCGGCCGGCTGCTGCCAACCTTCTTAGGGGTCTTGAGCAGGAGGGAGACAAAATCACGAGTCCAAATGCCCATTGACTGCTCTGCTCTAAGGGGTGGTGAAGGATCTGGTCCGTGGAACTGTCTCCCCTGGTTTTAGCAGCCTTGGGGTCAGGCTGTTGAGTAAACGGCACTGACAGTCTGTGGCAGGAGACCAAAACCTGTTTTTTACATTAATCCTGAGTTTTGCCTTGACTGGGATATTCCGGTTGAATCAGACCCCCTCTTTGGGATGGGTGTTTCCCCCTCTCCTCACACCTCCTTTTTCTTGGCGTCTTCTGCTTCCAGAGGCAATATGAAAGGCCGAAAGCCGTACAAGGAAGGACCCCCATGCTCGCAATGTCCCGAGGGCAGAGTCTGTGTCAACTCCCTGTGTGGTAAGTGAAGCGAAGTGGCCCGTGTGCCTTGACAGGCTGCTGGGACTCAGACCCCTGGCTTGGGGTCCAAGCTCTGAACCCTCCTGGAGCTATCAGGAAGCCCTGGACCAGCACTTCCAGGGCTGGATCGTGAGACGTCAAGGTGCAATGGCAGCTCCTAAGACGAGTCAGCTGCCTCAAGATGAGGAGGATCAGACAAGGACCTCGTACCCCCTTAGCCAGCAATTGTTGCCCCATGGGGATGCCCTGATCCCGAGGGGCATGAGGTTGTGTGAGGGAGATGAGATGTCTCCAGGCTGGGAACCCCAGAGTGGGGGATGGCCCAGAGTGACCTGGGAGGGGTCGGCTGCTGCTTCACCCCCCGGCTGATTTCTGCTGGCCCTGCTCAGTGTAGGGGATCTGTTGAGGTCAGCCTACCCCAGCCCTAACCCATGGCACTTTTCGTCTCTTACCAGAACCCACTGTAGAAGAGACCACTCCAGCCCCTGTGACAACAAAGGCAAGCCCATCCGCCCCAACCACAGCCATGCCAAAACCCACAACCACAGCCAAACCAGAACCCACAACACCAGTGCCCACCACAGCCAAGCCAAGACCCACAACCACACTTCCAACCACAACCACAGCCAAGCCACCACCCACAACCACGCTCCCAACTACAACCACAGCCAAGCCACCACCCACAACCATGCTCCCAACTACAACCACAGCCAAGCCACCACCCACAACCACGCTCCCAACTACAACCACAGCCAAGCCACCACCCACAACCACGCTCCCAACTACAACCACAGCCAAGCCACCACCCACAACCATGCTCCCAACCACAGCCAAGCCACCACCCACAACCACGCTCCCAACCACAGCCAAACCACCACCCACAACCACGCTCCCAACCACAGCCAAACCACCACCCACAACCACGCTCCCAACCACAGCCAAACCACCACCCACAACCACGCTCCCAACTACAACCACAGCCAAGCCACCACCCACAACCACGCTCCCAACTACAACCACAGCCAAGCCACCACCCACAACCACGCTCCCAACCACAGCCAAGCCACCACCCACAACCACGCTCCCAACCACAGCCAAACCACCACCCACAACCACGCTCCCAACCACCACAGCCAAGCCACCACCTACAGCCACGCTCCCAACCACAGCCAAGCCAAAACCTGCCACACTAGCACCCATCACAACAACAGCCAAGCCAAAACCTGCTGCCACGCTCCCAACAACAACCCCAGCCAAGCCAAAACCTGCAACACCAGCAGCCACCACAGCCATGGTCAAGCCAAAACCCACCATGCCAGCACCCACCACTACTGCCAAGCCAAAGCCCACCATGCTAACAACCATCAcaccaaaacccaccacaacaaCCGTTACCACTAAGCCAACACCTATCAcaccaaaacccaccacaaccACCACTACAGCCAAGCCAACACCCACCAcaccaaaacccaccacaaccACCACTACGGCAAAGCCAACAACAACCACAACGGCCAAGCCAACACCCACCAcaccaaaacccaccacaacTACCACTACTGCTAAGCCAACAACCACCACAACGGCcaagccagcacccaccacaccaaaacccaccacaaccACTACTACAGCcaagccagcacccaccacaccaaaacccaccacaacTATGGCCAAGCCAAAACCTACCACAACCACCACTACAGCcaagccagcacccaccacaccaaaacACACCACAACTATGGCCAAGCCAAAACCTACCACAACCACCACTACAGCcaagccagcacccaccacaccaaaacccaccacaaccaccaccactACGGCcaagccagcacccaccacaccaaaacCCACCACTACCACCACTACGGCtaagccagcacccaccacaccaaaacACACCACAACTATGGCCAAGCCAAAACCTACCACAACCACCACTACAGCcaagccagcacccaccacaccaaaacCCACCACTACCACCACTACAGCCAAGCCAGCACCTACCAcaccaaaacccaccacaaccACCACTACGGCtaagccagcacccaccacaccaaaacccaccacaaccACCACTACAGCcaagccagcacccaccacaccaaaacccaccacaaccACCACTACAGCcaagccagcacccaccacaacCACCACTACAGCCAAGCCATCACTCACCACACCAAAACCCACCGCAACTGTGGCTAAGCCAAAACCTGCTACAGCCAAGCCAACACCCATCACACCAACATCTACCACCGCTACAGCCAAGCCAACACCTGCCGCTACAACATCAGCAAAGCCAAAACTTACCACTACAACACCAGCACTTACCACCACAGCAAAGACGCAACCAAAAACTGCCCCAAccacaaacccagagcccactgAAACAGAAAGACCCGATCCTACTGAGGCCACTGGGCTAACTCCTTCCTTTGAGCCCACGTTAGACCTGGATTATAAAGTATCTCCAGAAGTAGAGGTAGACACTGGAGAGCCTGTCAGCCCCTTAACTACAGAGGATCCGGCCTTATTAGAAAGCACGGGCCCCAAATCAGTCCCAGAAACAGAAAGAGGTGACAAAGAGGATGGGAAAGAGAAATCAGCCTTTTCCAGTCCACCTCCATCCCTCAGCCAAATTGTTCCAGAGATCAAGTTAAGTTTCAATAAAGCTGAGCTCATAACCCCCTCAAAGTCAGTGGTCTTCAGCCCTGAAGAGCCCACCTTCTTGCGCTTAACATcatcttccaaagaaaaaaaagggcagagccctgctttccagaCGTCCCTCTCAGGTAAGGTAATTGTGGAGTCTGTCCTGGCATGGACACTCGGACGTTCAGTGATCCCCAAGCAGCATGGAGAGCGCTTGGGAGGAACCAGTGTGGGACTGGTCCTCTGGATCCTCCTCTCGTATGTGGCACCAACCCTTTTCCTCACTCTTTCCTCTAACGCTGAAAGGGGCTGTTTGGATGTCTCGTTCGTGAAGCATGGTTTTGGTTACAGCCTGCTCCCCACTAACCCACCAGCTGCGTCACG
This genomic interval from Calonectris borealis chromosome 26, bCalBor7.hap1.2, whole genome shotgun sequence contains the following:
- the PI16 gene encoding peptidase inhibitor 16 isoform X1 — translated: MVDPGPHEGEVLELSWSLSDEEKKIILDGHNKYRSQVSPPAMDMLKMSWDAELEAFAQAYAEKCIWDHNKERGRRGENLFAMAPTLDLEFAVEDWNGEEKYYNLTTSTCVPGQMCGHYTQVVWASTHQIGCGAKFCEKIDGIETEDMYLLVCNYYPPGNMKGRKPYKEGPPCSQCPEGRVCVNSLCEPTVEETTPAPVTTKASPSAPTTAMPKPTTTAKPEPTTPVPTTAKPRPTTTLPTTTTAKPPPTTTLPTTTTAKPPPTTMLPTTTTAKPPPTTTLPTTTTAKPPPTTTLPTTTTAKPPPTTMLPTTAKPPPTTTLPTTAKPPPTTTLPTTAKPPPTTTLPTTAKPPPTTTLPTTTTAKPPPTTTLPTTTTAKPPPTTTLPTTAKPPPTTTLPTTAKPPPTTTLPTTTAKPPPTATLPTTAKPKPATLAPITTTAKPKPAATLPTTTPAKPKPATPAATTAMVKPKPTMPAPTTTAKPKPTMLTTITPKPTTTTVTTKPTPITPKPTTTTTTAKPTPTTPKPTTTTTTAKPTTTTTAKPTPTTPKPTTTTTTAKPTTTTTAKPAPTTPKPTTTTTTAKPAPTTPKPTTTMAKPKPTTTTTTAKPAPTTPKHTTTMAKPKPTTTTTTAKPAPTTPKPTTTTTTTAKPAPTTPKPTTTTTTAKPAPTTPKHTTTMAKPKPTTTTTTAKPAPTTPKPTTTTTTAKPAPTTPKPTTTTTTAKPAPTTPKPTTTTTTAKPAPTTPKPTTTTTTAKPAPTTTTTTAKPSLTTPKPTATVAKPKPATAKPTPITPTSTTATAKPTPAATTSAKPKLTTTTPALTTTAKTQPKTAPTTNPEPTETERPDPTEATGLTPSFEPTLDLDYKVSPEVEVDTGEPVSPLTTEDPALLESTGPKSVPETERGDKEDGKEKSAFSSPPPSLSQIVPEIKLSFNKAELITPSKSVVFSPEEPTFLRLTSSSKEKKGQSPAFQTSLSGKVIVESVLAWTLGRSVIPKQHGERLGGTSVGLVLWILLSYVAPTLFLTLSSNAERGCLDVSFVKHGFGYSLLPTNPPAASRLRWIGALLPRGVLVHVTDGPA
- the PI16 gene encoding peptidase inhibitor 16 isoform X2; translated protein: MKEKVICRVLELSWSLSDEEKKIILDGHNKYRSQVSPPAMDMLKMSWDAELEAFAQAYAEKCIWDHNKERGRRGENLFAMAPTLDLEFAVEDWNGEEKYYNLTTSTCVPGQMCGHYTQVVWASTHQIGCGAKFCEKIDGIETEDMYLLVCNYYPPGNMKGRKPYKEGPPCSQCPEGRVCVNSLCEPTVEETTPAPVTTKASPSAPTTAMPKPTTTAKPEPTTPVPTTAKPRPTTTLPTTTTAKPPPTTTLPTTTTAKPPPTTMLPTTTTAKPPPTTTLPTTTTAKPPPTTTLPTTTTAKPPPTTMLPTTAKPPPTTTLPTTAKPPPTTTLPTTAKPPPTTTLPTTAKPPPTTTLPTTTTAKPPPTTTLPTTTTAKPPPTTTLPTTAKPPPTTTLPTTAKPPPTTTLPTTTAKPPPTATLPTTAKPKPATLAPITTTAKPKPAATLPTTTPAKPKPATPAATTAMVKPKPTMPAPTTTAKPKPTMLTTITPKPTTTTVTTKPTPITPKPTTTTTTAKPTPTTPKPTTTTTTAKPTTTTTAKPTPTTPKPTTTTTTAKPTTTTTAKPAPTTPKPTTTTTTAKPAPTTPKPTTTMAKPKPTTTTTTAKPAPTTPKHTTTMAKPKPTTTTTTAKPAPTTPKPTTTTTTTAKPAPTTPKPTTTTTTAKPAPTTPKHTTTMAKPKPTTTTTTAKPAPTTPKPTTTTTTAKPAPTTPKPTTTTTTAKPAPTTPKPTTTTTTAKPAPTTPKPTTTTTTAKPAPTTTTTTAKPSLTTPKPTATVAKPKPATAKPTPITPTSTTATAKPTPAATTSAKPKLTTTTPALTTTAKTQPKTAPTTNPEPTETERPDPTEATGLTPSFEPTLDLDYKVSPEVEVDTGEPVSPLTTEDPALLESTGPKSVPETERGDKEDGKEKSAFSSPPPSLSQIVPEIKLSFNKAELITPSKSVVFSPEEPTFLRLTSSSKEKKGQSPAFQTSLSGKVIVESVLAWTLGRSVIPKQHGERLGGTSVGLVLWILLSYVAPTLFLTLSSNAERGCLDVSFVKHGFGYSLLPTNPPAASRLRWIGALLPRGVLVHVTDGPA
- the PI16 gene encoding peptidase inhibitor 16 isoform X3 translates to MVDPGPHEGEVLELSWSLSDEEKKIILDGHNKYRSQVSPPAMDMLKMSWDAELEAFAQAYAEKCIWDHNKERGRRGENLFAMAPTLDLEFAVEDWNGEEKYYNLTTSTCVPGQMCGHYTQVVWASTHQIGCGAKFCEKIDGIETEDMYLLVCNYYPPGNMKGRKPYKEGPPCSQCPEGRVCVNSLCEPTVEETTPAPVTTKASPSAPTTAMPKPTTTAKPEPTTPVPTTAKPRPTTTLPTTTTAKPPPTTTLPTTTTAKPPPTTMLPTTTTAKPPPTTTLPTTTTAKPPPTTTLPTTTTAKPPPTTMLPTTAKPPPTTTLPTTAKPPPTTTLPTTAKPPPTTTLPTTAKPPPTTTLPTTTTAKPPPTTTLPTTTTAKPPPTTTLPTTAKPPPTTTLPTTAKPPPTTTLPTTTAKPPPTATLPTTAKPKPATLAPITTTAKPKPAATLPTTTPAKPKPATPAATTAMVKPKPTMPAPTTTAKPKPTMLTTITPKPTTTTVTTKPTPITPKPTTTTTTAKPTPTTPKPTTTTTTAKPTTTTTAKPTPTTPKPTTTTTTAKPTTTTTAKPAPTTPKPTTTTTTAKPAPTTPKPTTTMAKPKPTTTTTTAKPAPTTPKHTTTMAKPKPTTTTTTAKPAPTTPKPTTTTTTTAKPAPTTPKPTTTTTTAKPAPTTPKHTTTMAKPKPTTTTTTAKPAPTTPKPTTTTTTAKPAPTTPKPTTTTTTAKPAPTTPKPTTTTTTAKPAPTTPKPTTTTTTAKPAPTTTTTTAKPSLTTPKPTATVAKPKPATAKPTPITPTSTTATAKPTPAATTSAKPKLTTTTPALTTTAKTQPKTAPTTNPEPTETERPDPTEATGLTPSFEPTLDLDYKVSPEVEVDTGEPVSPLTTEDPALLESTGPKSVPETERGDKEDGKEKSAFSSPPPSLSQIVPEIKLSFNKAELITPSKSVVFSPEEPTFLRLTSSSKEKKGQSPAFQTSLSGALDTEELETNSDQTSMDQPTAGAPSTCLGLSLFLLPSVILVGLLL